The nucleotide sequence GCGGCCGAGCTTCAGTGCTACGCGTTCAACGATCTGTTCCACGTCTTGCTGCATCCGGAAAGCGTACCAACAGCAGGCGACACCTGACGCCTTGGTGCTCGACAAATGTCGAGCTTGACGGCAGGAGTTCCTTGAATTTCCGGGGTTTTGCTCCCGGGCCGATCGGGAATCCATGTCGCCTGCCTCACAGCCGGATTTATTCTGGAATCACAGCCCGCAGCAAATATTCGGCCGAACAGGCCGCTAACGATGGAGCCAGCAAATGATCATCGGCGTCCCCAAAGAAATCAAGAACAACGAGTTCCGCGTAGCCATCACGGCCGCCGGCGTCCACGAGTTCCGCACCCACGGACACACCGTTCTGGTTGAGCGCGGCGCAGGCCTCGGCTCGGGCATCACCGACGAGGAATACTCGATCGCCGGCGCCGAAATCGTCAACGAAGCCGATGACGTGTGGGGCCGCGCGGACATGGTCATGAAGGTCAAGGAACCCATCGCCGCGGAGTACCACCGCTTCCGCAAGGGCCTGATCCTCTTCACCTACCTGCACCTCGCCGCAGAACCCGAGCTCACCGCCGAGCTCATCAACTCCGGCGTCACGGCCATCGCCTACGAAACCGTGCAGGAAGGCCGCACGCTTCCGCTGCTTGCCCCCATGTCCGAGGTCGCAGGCCGCCTGTCCGTCGTGGTCGGCGCTTCCTCGCTGATGGCTCCGGCCGGCGGCAAGGGTGTCCTCCTGGGCGGCGTACCGGGCGTCCGCCCGGCCAAGGTTGTTGTCCTCGGCGCCGGCGTTGCGGGAACCAACGCCGCTGCCATGGCGCTGGGCCTCGGTGCTGATGTCACCATCATGGACATCAACATCAACCGGCTGCGCGAACTGGACGCCCTCTACCAGGGCCGCCTGAAGACCGTTGCCTCCAACGCCTACGAGATCGAGAAGTCAGTCATCGACGCAGATCTCGTGATCGGCTCCGTCCTGATCCCGGGCGCCAAGGCTCCCAAGCTGGTCACCAACGAACTCGTCTCCCGCATGAAGCCGGGCTCGGTCCTGGTGGACATCGCTGTGGACCAGGGCGGCTGCTTCGAGGACACGCACCCCACCACCCACCAGGAACCGACGTACAAGGTCCACAACTCGATCTTCTACTGCGTTGCCAACATGCCTGGCGCTGTTCCGAACACCTCCACGTACGCACTGACCAACGTCACCCTGCGCTACGCCGTGGCACTGGCCAACCTGGGCGTCAAGGCCGCCTTCGACCGCGACCCCGCCCTGGCCGCCGGCCTCAACATCGCCGCAGGCCACGTGGCACACCACTCCGTTTCCGAGGCGCACAACCTGCCCCTCGTCAACGACTGGCACAGCCTGGTCTCCGCCTAAGCAGCCAACCACGACGGCGGGGTGCAGCTTCCACGTGAAGCCGCACCCCGCCGTCGTGGTTTAACGCCTGCCGAGTGACAGTTAATGCCAATGTTCCCGAGGCAAAGTCATAGGGTCGTTGCAACGCTCTGATTGATGGAGCGTTTTATGGTCAAGTTGTTCCCCAAGGCTGCGCGTACTGAGTTTCTTGATTTGGTGTGTGCGGGGATGCCTGTTCGTACTGCTGCCCAGCGTGTCGGGGCGGTGCACGCTACCGGGCACAATTGGTGGGTTCAGTCTGGCCTAATGATGACCGTGAACCGGGGTGCTACCGGAGGTCTTGCCGATCCTGCTCCTTCAGTCGGGGGCCCTGGCCGTGCGTTGGGTCTGGAAGAGCGAGGCATGATCCAGATGGGTGTGCGGATGGGCCTCAGTTACGCGAAGATCGGCGCATTGATCGGGCGGGATAAGTCCGTAGTTTGGCGGGAGGTCAAACGCCACACGAGCGCGGACGGGAAGTACTACGCCTCGGTCGCTCACGCCAAAGCGCATCAGGACAGGCGCCGTCCCAAACCCTTCAGGCTGGCCAAGGACGAGGGTTTGTGCCGGCTGATCGGCGTCTGGATGGATGACGGGTGGAGTCCGAAGCTGATCTCCTCGATGTTGGCGTATTACTTCGGTGACGATCAGACTATGCAGGTGAGCCACGAGACGATCTACCAGGCCCTTTACGTCCAAACCCGCGGGAACCTGCGGGCGGACCTGGCCGAAAAGCTCAGCCTGAAACGCAAACAACGCATCCCCCACGGCACTGACCGGCGCGCCAACAGCCCCTATAAAGAGGCCTTCAAGATCAGCCAACGTCCCGCCGAGGTCCAGGACCGGGCAGTGCCCGGGCATTGGGAAGGTGACCTCATCATCGGCGCCAACGGGACAGCGATCGGAACCTTGGTGGAACGCTCAACCCGGTTCACGATCCTGCTGCACCTGCCAGGGGACCACACCGCGGAAACCGTTGCCGCCGCGATGATCCGGGAGATGGCCTCCCTCCCGGATCACCTGCGCCGGTCGATCACCTGGGACCGCGGCACCGAACTGGCCGACTACGCAAAAATCCAGACCGCTCTCGATACGACGATGTACTTCTGCGACCCGCACTCGCCCTGGCAGCGCGGCACCAACGAAAACACCAACCGGCTCCTGCGGTTCTGGTTCGAGAAAGGCACTGACCTTTCAGTGCACACCCCCGAGGACATCCGCCTGGTCGCAGCGAAACTCAACCGCCGCCCCAGACCAACACTGAACCTCGAGACCCCAGCCAACCGGCTAAACCAGCTGCTACAAGCGGCCTAACCCCCAGCGTTGCTCCCACCAATTGACTTTGCCCGAGGAACATTGGCATTAACTGTCACTTCGCGGGGATTTTCGGGGCTTCCGGGACCGGGGGAATCAGCTGGGACGGGACCGGGACGGGGATGTCCGATGGCCCGAGCTTCGAGGGATCAAGCTTTGAGGGGTCGATCTCCGGAGGCATGACCGGCAACGAGGGAGCCGTGGGGAGCACACGCTTGCCAGGGTCGGGCTGCGACGGGCTCTTGGGATCCTGGGATGGGTTTCCGGGCGTCGCCGGGTGCGGTTCAGCGTGAGGTGTCCCGTCGGGGTTCCCGGGATCCGCCGGGCTGGGGCTGGCCTGTCCCGGAACCACTGCCGGTTGGCTTTCCTGATGTGCAGGGCCGGGTTCCGGGGTCGATCCCGAAGGGGCAGCGGGTTGCGGCGCATTGCCCGCGCCGGGAGCCAGTTGTGAAACCACCGAACCGATGGCCGCGCCAAGATGCTGGAAAGCTCCGGGAATCCCGCCCTCGGAGGCGGCAGCCGCTGTGGCGCCACCGGCCAGCGACACCGCCACAGCGAGGCCCGCAATGGCTGCGCGCCGCTTCTTCCACCGCCGCGCAGCCAACTCATCTGTTGCCGGGGTTTGCTCGGGTGCCGGGACTTGCGGCGTTACGGCAGCGGGTCTGGTAACCATCGCCCCACCCGCCATCAGCGCACGAACGGCCTCGGACGGAATTGGCGCAGTGTCGGCCAGGGAGCGCAGCTCGAGAAGTTCGCTGCGGAGGTCCGTGCTGCCCTCAAGCCCGGCGTCGGCCAGCAAGGAATCGATGGCCTGCTGGTCATTGCCGCGACCGGGTGCGGTGTATTCGCTCATGATGTGCCGTTCCTTAGTAGCGCACGTTTCTTCAATGCGCCCAATGCCCTGCGCTGCAGCTGTTTCACGGACCCTTGGGATTTGCCCATGATGTCCGCAGTTTCTTCCACCGACAGGTCAGCAACGACCCGCAGTGCCAGGACCTCCCGATAATCCTCGGTCAGGTCCTCCAAAAGTTCCGTAACCCCCAGGCCGGACGCCCTTCCGAATGCCTGCTCTTCGGCCGACGGTGAGCGCCGGGTGTCGAAGTCGGCCTCGTACGGCGTGGCATCGGGGGTTCGTTCGCGCTTCCGGTAGTGATCCACCAGCCGGGCGTGCGCAATGGTGAACAGCAATGTCTTGGCTCCCTGCAGCCCGCCGTGGAGAGTCTCCAGTTTGGGGTAGAGGGCAAGGAAGACGTCCTGCGTTACGGCCTCGGGATCGTCCACGCCGCGTGCTTTGAGATAGCCAAAGACCGGTCCGGAGAAGGCGTTGTAGGCAGCAGTGAAGAGCAGCGCGGGATCGTCGTGATCCGCCTGCACATATTCATCAGCCAAGGGTTCAAGCACCCGTGGACGCCTCCCATCCCGCGTTATGAGGCAGGGCTCCTTGTCATCAAGCCAAGGAGCCCTGCCTTTAAACCGTAGCCGTTCTCCGCTTAGCGGACAGAATCGACGGGTGCTCCGTGAACAGCCGGCAGCTCAGTGGGGACCTGGGTAGGCAGCGACGGTACGGCCGGGACTGCAGGCACGGCAGGCACTGCGGGAGTGGCCGGAACAGCCGGGACGGCAGGCGTGGCCGGAAGTCCGGACGTAACGGAGGCATCGGCGTCGGCGTCTGCCTTGGCGTTGCCGTCAGCCTTGAGTCCGGCAGCCTTGCCGGCTTCCACCACGGCCTCGCAGTGCGCCTCTACGTTGGCCTCGCCACCGGCAGCGATGGTCAGTGACTTGAAGCCGGCAACCTTGGTGTCGGCCTTCAAGCCGCCGTTGAGGAAGGAAGTGCACAGTCCGAATGCTTCAGGCGACGTGGCATCTTCCAGGGCTGCCTTGGCGTCTTTGGTTGCGTCACCGGCAGCGCCGCTGACTTCGCCCTTGGCATCCTTCGCAGTTGCCCTGCCGGCTTCTGCGGCGTCATTCGCTGTTGCCTTGGCGGTCTCGACGGCGTCTGCCGCCTTGGCCTGGGCAGTTTCCGCTGCGTCGGCTGCTTCACCGGCAGTTCCGGCAGCGAGGGGGGCAGGTGCACCTACGACGTCGTGGGCGGTCTGCTGGATTTCGGTGGGAAGAGCGCCATTGAAGGCAGCGACGCCGGTTCCGCCGACAGCAACAGCTCCGGCAGCCAGGACGCCTGCGGCGACTTTGCTGGTGGCAAGGACAGTGAACAAGGACATGAAACCCTCCGACAAACGATTTTGGGATTGCCCCGGCAGCTGTTGGGTGGCTGCCGGATGATCAGCGTGCGGACGTGGCCCGCACTCCCTTTACATCGCTGGGGGCGTTGGTGAGGTTACGCCTCGTGCAGATTTATTTTTTTCGGGCCAGATCCCGGGCCTGCTCAATGAGTTTCAGGACCGCCACTGAGTCCGCCGGATCCACAGGTGCCGGACGCGCGGAGGCGGTTCCGCCGTCGTCGAGCTTTTCCGCGAGGAGGCGATAGAACTCCGGGTAGGCGCCGCGCTCGGTGGGGATGGTGGACCGCTGGCCGTCCACCTCCAGGATGCCGTAGTCCTCTTCAGGCT is from Paenarthrobacter nicotinovorans and encodes:
- the ald gene encoding alanine dehydrogenase; amino-acid sequence: MIIGVPKEIKNNEFRVAITAAGVHEFRTHGHTVLVERGAGLGSGITDEEYSIAGAEIVNEADDVWGRADMVMKVKEPIAAEYHRFRKGLILFTYLHLAAEPELTAELINSGVTAIAYETVQEGRTLPLLAPMSEVAGRLSVVVGASSLMAPAGGKGVLLGGVPGVRPAKVVVLGAGVAGTNAAAMALGLGADVTIMDININRLRELDALYQGRLKTVASNAYEIEKSVIDADLVIGSVLIPGAKAPKLVTNELVSRMKPGSVLVDIAVDQGGCFEDTHPTTHQEPTYKVHNSIFYCVANMPGAVPNTSTYALTNVTLRYAVALANLGVKAAFDRDPALAAGLNIAAGHVAHHSVSEAHNLPLVNDWHSLVSA
- a CDS encoding IS30 family transposase, translated to MVKLFPKAARTEFLDLVCAGMPVRTAAQRVGAVHATGHNWWVQSGLMMTVNRGATGGLADPAPSVGGPGRALGLEERGMIQMGVRMGLSYAKIGALIGRDKSVVWREVKRHTSADGKYYASVAHAKAHQDRRRPKPFRLAKDEGLCRLIGVWMDDGWSPKLISSMLAYYFGDDQTMQVSHETIYQALYVQTRGNLRADLAEKLSLKRKQRIPHGTDRRANSPYKEAFKISQRPAEVQDRAVPGHWEGDLIIGANGTAIGTLVERSTRFTILLHLPGDHTAETVAAAMIREMASLPDHLRRSITWDRGTELADYAKIQTALDTTMYFCDPHSPWQRGTNENTNRLLRFWFEKGTDLSVHTPEDIRLVAAKLNRRPRPTLNLETPANRLNQLLQAA
- a CDS encoding RNA polymerase sigma factor, with the protein product MLEPLADEYVQADHDDPALLFTAAYNAFSGPVFGYLKARGVDDPEAVTQDVFLALYPKLETLHGGLQGAKTLLFTIAHARLVDHYRKRERTPDATPYEADFDTRRSPSAEEQAFGRASGLGVTELLEDLTEDYREVLALRVVADLSVEETADIMGKSQGSVKQLQRRALGALKKRALLRNGTS